In the Flagellimonas sp. HMM57 genome, one interval contains:
- a CDS encoding OmpA family protein, giving the protein MKKVFLGTFAMAIALSSCVSQKKYAELEAQQQETQDLLNSATVKLNDCLEEKATASSKLKTLEDQNAFLKANNQELINNMGNLTTLTTKGAENLEKSLESLQEKDLTIRKLQDAVTRRDSVNLSLVQSLKGVLGNLDDEDIEVSVEKGVVFVSISDKLLFRSGSYNVTSAAKAVLGKVAKVVNNKPDFEFLVEGHTDNVPFSKGVLQDNWDLSAKRATSIVRILQNEFNVDPKRMTAAGRSYYVPLVSNDSSADRAKNRRTRIVVLPKIDQFYSMIEEGMKDPAIGGSGN; this is encoded by the coding sequence ATGAAAAAAGTCTTTTTAGGAACATTTGCGATGGCAATAGCATTGTCTTCATGTGTATCACAGAAAAAATATGCTGAACTTGAGGCCCAACAACAGGAAACTCAAGACTTGTTGAATTCGGCAACAGTAAAATTAAATGATTGTTTGGAGGAAAAAGCCACAGCATCTTCCAAATTGAAAACTCTTGAAGATCAAAACGCTTTCTTGAAAGCGAACAACCAAGAATTGATCAACAATATGGGTAATTTAACAACGCTTACCACTAAAGGTGCAGAAAATCTTGAAAAATCCTTGGAAAGTTTACAAGAAAAGGATTTGACCATAAGAAAGTTGCAAGATGCGGTAACAAGAAGAGATTCCGTAAACCTTTCCTTGGTACAGAGTTTAAAAGGAGTTTTGGGCAATTTGGATGACGAGGACATCGAAGTAAGTGTTGAAAAAGGTGTTGTTTTTGTTTCCATCTCCGATAAATTATTATTTAGAAGTGGAAGCTACAACGTAACTTCTGCTGCAAAAGCAGTATTGGGCAAAGTTGCTAAAGTCGTAAACAACAAACCAGATTTCGAATTCTTGGTTGAAGGACATACCGATAACGTACCTTTCTCAAAAGGTGTTTTACAAGATAACTGGGATTTGAGTGCAAAACGAGCTACTTCTATAGTGCGTATTTTACAGAACGAGTTCAATGTTGATCCTAAGCGTATGACTGCAGCCGGTAGAAGTTACTACGTTCCATTGGTATCCAATGACAGTTCTGCCGATAGAGCTAAAAACAGAAGAACACGAATTGTTGTACTTCCAAAAATCGATCAGTTCTATAGCATGATTGAAGAAGGAATGAAAGATCCTGCGATTGGTGGATCTGGAAACTAA
- a CDS encoding glycosyltransferase family 2 protein has product MKIAVVILNWNGESLLKKFLPSVVAHSNRAKIYVVDNASSDGSVTFLKTNFPTVGIVENTENGGFAKGYNDGLKHIEADIFCLLNSDVEVTPNWLEPIAGMFHTTPEAAIVQPKILDLNRKDYFEYAGAAGGFIDRLGYPFCRGRIFQALEKDEGQYDDIKEVFWATGACMFIRSEVFNSLGGFDEDYFAHQEEIDLCWRAKNSGHKVYYVGKSHVYHLGGSTLANMNPKKTFLNFRNSLYSITKNLPRRKALLLIFLRLLLDGIAALRFIFQLKWNHCLAILKAHLSFYSNFRRMYKKREKANFILKYHSTTSIVWSHFVHHIKNFNILVKD; this is encoded by the coding sequence TTGAAGATTGCAGTTGTCATACTAAATTGGAACGGAGAGTCTTTGCTCAAAAAATTCTTGCCCTCTGTTGTTGCCCACTCAAATAGGGCAAAAATTTATGTAGTTGACAATGCCAGCTCGGATGGTTCCGTTACTTTTCTTAAAACCAATTTCCCTACTGTTGGTATTGTAGAGAACACAGAAAATGGTGGGTTTGCAAAAGGATATAATGATGGGTTAAAACATATAGAGGCCGATATTTTTTGTCTTCTAAATTCTGATGTTGAGGTGACCCCAAATTGGCTGGAACCTATTGCAGGGATGTTTCATACCACTCCTGAAGCTGCTATCGTGCAACCCAAAATCCTGGACCTAAACCGTAAGGACTATTTTGAATATGCTGGTGCGGCGGGTGGCTTCATAGATAGACTAGGATATCCGTTTTGTCGTGGAAGAATTTTCCAAGCGTTGGAAAAGGACGAAGGGCAATACGATGATATCAAAGAGGTTTTTTGGGCGACAGGTGCGTGCATGTTCATAAGAAGCGAAGTTTTTAATTCACTAGGTGGTTTTGATGAGGATTACTTTGCGCACCAAGAAGAAATTGATCTTTGCTGGAGAGCCAAAAACTCGGGACATAAAGTATATTATGTGGGAAAGAGCCATGTTTACCATTTGGGCGGTTCCACTTTAGCGAACATGAACCCAAAAAAAACCTTTTTAAATTTTAGGAACTCCCTATACTCTATCACCAAAAACCTTCCCCGAAGAAAAGCGTTATTATTGATTTTTTTAAGGTTATTATTGGACGGAATAGCGGCCCTACGTTTTATTTTTCAGTTAAAATGGAACCATTGTCTTGCAATTCTAAAGGCACACTTAAGTTTTTACAGTAACTTTAGGAGAATGTACAAAAAAAGGGAAAAAGCTAATTTTATATTAAAATACCATTCGACTACATCCATAGTATGGTCTCACTTCGTACATCACATAAAGAATTTTAACATTTTAGTAAAAGATTAA
- a CDS encoding type I restriction enzyme HsdR N-terminal domain-containing protein: MQALNFPKYSFRIKSSENSLYIFDVIRKKFVLLQPEEWVRQHVVHFLVETKKYPKSLINVEKQLIVNNLKKRYDIVVFKPNGQIFLLVECKAPTVMLNQTTFNQIAQYNYLLEANYLMLSNGMDHYYCEMDLLNEKYRFLKEIPDFSR, translated from the coding sequence ATGCAAGCATTGAACTTTCCCAAGTATTCATTTAGAATCAAAAGTAGCGAAAATAGCCTCTATATTTTTGATGTGATACGTAAAAAGTTTGTGCTTTTACAACCAGAAGAATGGGTAAGACAACATGTAGTCCATTTTTTAGTAGAGACAAAAAAATATCCCAAGAGCCTGATCAATGTAGAGAAACAATTGATAGTGAACAATTTAAAAAAACGCTATGATATTGTAGTTTTTAAACCTAATGGACAAATCTTTTTATTAGTGGAATGCAAGGCACCAACGGTTATGCTAAATCAAACCACATTTAACCAAATTGCACAGTACAATTATTTGCTGGAAGCTAATTACCTGATGTTGAGCAATGGAATGGACCATTATTACTGCGAAATGGACTTGTTGAATGAAAAATACAGGTTTTTAAAGGAAATTCCTGATTTTAGCCGTTAA
- the holA gene encoding DNA polymerase III subunit delta: MDRVKQIVADIKNGVPKPVYFLMGDEPYYIDKISKYIADHVLTEDEKGFNQMVLYGRDTSVDDVVANAKRFPMMSQYQVVIVKEAQHLSRTIENFITYVDNPQPTTILVICYKYKKLDKRKKLYKAIQKNGELFESKKLYENQVSEWIRRTLSGKKYKIAPKAAMLLVEFLGTDLSKIANELDKLTIVVPPEKEITPDLIEEHIGISKDFNNFELKKAIGERNVGKATRIIDYFSQNPKDNPFVVTITLLNTFFTQLLQYHGLKDHSPGNVAKVLGINPYFVNEFTVAARNYPMKRVSGIISSLRRLDLKGKGVGASNVQQASLLKELLIEII, encoded by the coding sequence ATGGACAGGGTAAAACAAATTGTTGCCGATATAAAAAATGGAGTTCCAAAGCCTGTTTATTTTTTAATGGGGGATGAACCATATTATATTGATAAGATTTCAAAGTATATTGCAGACCATGTCCTAACGGAAGATGAGAAGGGATTTAATCAAATGGTACTTTATGGGCGCGATACCAGCGTGGACGATGTAGTTGCCAATGCCAAACGTTTTCCCATGATGTCTCAATACCAAGTGGTAATCGTAAAGGAAGCGCAACATCTTTCTAGAACCATCGAAAATTTTATTACCTATGTTGATAACCCACAGCCTACAACCATACTGGTAATTTGTTACAAATACAAAAAGCTGGATAAACGTAAAAAGCTCTACAAGGCCATTCAAAAAAATGGAGAACTTTTTGAAAGCAAAAAGCTGTATGAAAATCAGGTTTCTGAATGGATACGAAGAACTTTGAGTGGAAAAAAGTATAAGATTGCTCCCAAGGCGGCAATGTTACTTGTTGAGTTTTTAGGAACAGATCTTAGCAAAATAGCCAATGAACTTGACAAGTTAACGATTGTGGTGCCTCCTGAAAAGGAGATAACCCCAGACCTTATAGAGGAACACATTGGTATAAGTAAGGACTTCAATAATTTTGAGCTTAAAAAGGCCATAGGGGAACGTAATGTAGGCAAGGCAACACGCATTATCGATTACTTTTCCCAGAACCCAAAGGACAATCCGTTCGTAGTGACCATAACCTTGCTCAATACTTTTTTTACACAGTTGTTGCAATACCATGGACTTAAAGACCATTCTCCAGGTAATGTTGCTAAAGTACTTGGCATTAACCCTTACTTCGTTAACGAGTTTACAGTGGCAGCAAGAAACTATCCAATGAAGCGAGTAAGTGGTATTATCTCTAGTTTACGTAGATTGGATCTAAAGGGAAAAGGCGTTGGCGCCAGTAATGTGCAACAAGCCAGTCTTCTCAAAGAGTTGTTGATAGAAATTATATAG
- a CDS encoding DoxX family protein produces MKNNILIHLGLALLRIVPSAFMLTHGLPKFQNLISGNTEFPDPIGIGQTPSLFLTVIGEFLCPILIIIGFKTRWATIPAAITMLVAALVVHGADPFGKKELAFLYATVFIVVFLLGPGKYSIDKK; encoded by the coding sequence ATGAAAAACAACATTCTGATACATTTGGGACTAGCACTTCTTAGAATAGTCCCTTCTGCATTTATGCTAACACATGGCTTGCCAAAGTTCCAAAATCTTATTTCGGGCAATACAGAATTCCCAGACCCAATAGGTATTGGTCAGACTCCCTCTTTATTTCTGACCGTAATCGGTGAATTTCTTTGCCCTATTCTTATAATCATTGGATTCAAGACACGCTGGGCAACAATTCCTGCGGCAATAACAATGTTGGTTGCAGCTTTGGTCGTGCATGGTGCAGACCCATTTGGAAAAAAAGAATTGGCATTTTTGTACGCTACAGTTTTTATCGTTGTCTTCCTATTGGGACCAGGTAAGTACAGTATCGATAAAAAATAG